DNA from Castellaniella sp. MT123:
AGACCGCCGCGCCAATGCCCGATCAGTTTGCCCGCCGCCTGAAACAGGGCGCGCGACAGGCCACCGTGGGTGGCGAATTGCCCCATCAGGATGAACAACGGGACCACGGCCAGGTCATAGTTCGACAATCGGGCATACACCAGGCCGTTCAGGGTGTAGAGCAGGCCGTCGAACAGCCCGCCGTTGGCGGCCAGATAGATCGCCGCCCCCGCCAGCAGCATGGCCACCGCGATGTGAACGCGCAACAGCAACATGAGCAGCAGGCCCGCAAAGCCGCTCAATCCGATCAGAGTGCCACTCATGCCGAGACTCCTTGATCCACCGCCATCTGTTCCTGGCGGCTTCGATATTGCGCCCACCCCAGGGCGGCTTGCACCCGCCAGGCCGTGCTCAACACGGTGAGCAGCAAGCAGGGCACCATGATGGCGACCGGGATCCAGATCGGCCAGCCCAGCAGGGTCGTAGTATCCCCGGCGTCCCGCAGATGCAGCGCGGACAGCCCCGTGCGCCAAGCCAGCAGCAGGATCACGGCCCCCAGGATCAGCTCGCAGATCCCGTCCATGACCTGCCGCACCCTCGCCGGCAGCCATTCGGTGAAGATGTCCACCCGCAGGTGGTCGCCGACCAGCGTGCAGTACGGCAGGAAGGCCGCCGCCGCCACGGCTGTCCCGGTCTGCATGATTTCCACATCGCCCGTGATGGAGCCGAACCCGAGCTTGCGCCCGATGATGGAAACCAGGGATATGACGATCAGGGCCACGAACACCAGCCCGCCGCCCATCGCCAGGGCCTTGGTGGCCCGATTCAGGAGGGCCCATCCTCGTCCGGCATGCGCCGGATCCCGATCTGAAGTCTGCATGGCGTCACCCGCGATCAGTCACGTGCCAGGGCATGGGCGGCTTCGGAGAGCTTGCGCCCATCCTGCCCCTTCTTGTCCATGTCCTCGCGCCAGGCCTGCTCCACCGGGCGGGCGGCATTCTTCATGGCGCTCAGGTCGGCGGACGTCAGATCGACGACCTGGCCGCCCGCCGCCAGCACCTTGGCGCGCGTCTCGGCCGCGACGTCGTCCCAGACCTGGCCGAATTTCTCGACCAGCGGCAGACCGCTGTGCGCATCGATCACTGTCTTCAGGTCAGCGGGCAGGCTGTCGTACTTCTGCTTGTTCATGAGCAGCGTCAGGACGGTCGTGGACGGATAGGTTTCACCGGCCGCGGGCTGGATATGGTATTTCGTGACCTCGTCCAGCTTGGTCGGCAACACGACTTCCCAGGCCCCCATGGCGCCATCGACCACCCCCTTGGAGATCGCCTCGGTGACCTGCGCCGGCGGCATGGAAACTGGCTCGCCACCCAACGCCGCCAGCGTCTTGGAAGCCAGGCGGGTCGGGGTGCGCAGCTTCAGGCCCTTGATGTCGCCCAGCGCCTTGATCGGCCGGTTGGCGGTATGCAGGGCCACCCCGCCATCCACGTGCACGGCCAGCACCTTGTATTTGGAGAATTCCGGTTGCGCGTACTGCTGATAGAACTTCCAGGCGGCGCGGCTGCCGGACCTCGCGTCCTTGACCACGAAGGGCAATTCCATGGCTTCGATCACCGGGAATCGCCCCGCTGAATAGCCCGGCGCGGTCCAGACGACGTCCGCCACGCCATGCAGCGCATGGTCGGCCAGTTGCCCCGGCGTCCCGCCCAGCTGCATCGCAGGATAGAATTGGCAGGCGATCCGGCCGTTGGATGCCTGGCCCAGTTCCTTGCACCAGGGTTCCAGCACCCGTTGCTGCGCGGCGGCGCTGGCGGGCAGAAAGTGTGCGATTTTCAGGGTGACGTCCGCAGCCAGGGCAGGCGCCGAACATGACGCCGTCAGCGTCAGGGTCCAGATCAGTTTTTTCATGTGTCGTCTCCAGGGATTGACCCGCTCGATGGATGCCGCCCGGTAAATCAGGCGGAAATTCACTAATATGTTATCTTTTGAGGTATCGTATATCTAACATATTAGATAGTCAAGCGATTGAGAATTAGGAAACCTATGGCCCCCAGCATCACCCACCGTAATCTGCCCCAGCTGCTGCTGAAGGCGCGCGAAGCGTTACTGAGCCACTTTCGCGGCATCCTGACCCATTTCGGCCTGACCGAGCAGCAATGGCGGGTTCTGCGCAGCCTGAACGAACATGGCGAGATGGAGCCGAACCAGTTGTGTCAGTCCTGCCAGATCCTGAGCCCCAGCATGGCGGGCGTGCTGGCCCGCATGCAAAGCCTGGGGCTGATCACCCGCGAACGGGCGGCACATGATCACCGGCGCATCATCATCGGCCTGACGCCGTACAGCCGGTCTCTGTGCGACCAGATCGCGCCGTTGATCGAGGCACAATATCAACGGATCGAGGACACCATCGGGCGCCCGCTGATCGACGAGACTTACCGTCAGATCGACCGGCTGCTGAGCGCCCCGCTGGATCAGGTGCCCGGTGTGGCACTGCCCCCGTTGAAGGACGTCAATCCGGCATAAAGCGCCAGGTGCGTGCGCACGACGCCCGGCAGGCCGAAATCCCGCTCGGCCAGGGCGCGACCGGCCGCGCCCATGCGCACCCGCAGGCCTTCGTCGGCCGCCAGGCGGCCCACCGCATCGGCCAAGGCCCGCGCGTCGCGCGCCGGCACCAGCAGGCCGCTGACATCCGGCTCGATGACGTCACGGCAGCCCGGCACGTCCGTGGTGACCACGGGCCGGCCGCAGGCGGCCGCTTCAATCAGCGACTTGGGCAGGCCCTCGCGATACGACGGCAGCGTCACAATGTGAGACTGGGCATAGAACCCGGCGACGTCCTCACATTCGCCCACGTAATCGATCACGCCGGACTCCTGCCAGGCGCGCAGCTGATCGGGTCGCACGGATGCGGGGTTCTCCGGATCCAGGCTGCCCGCCAGACGCCAGCACAGCCCCTCGCCCCGGGCTGCCGACAGACGCGCCGCCTCGACGAATTCCTCGACCCCCTTGTCGCGTAGCAGGCGCGAGGCCATCGCGACCGTGACCGGCCCCTCGGGCCAGGGCGTCGGCGTGAAGCGGTCCAGATCCACGCCGGATCCACGCACCATCACAACCTGGTCCGCCCGAACCGCCCCGGCCTCCATCAGCACGTCGCGGTCCGCCGTGTTCTGGAAGATGACGCGACTGTGCGGGTGCCCCAGGGCCAGTCGATACAGGATCAGCGCCAGACGCCGCAACAGGCCGCGTAGACCAGTCCCGCGGATGAAGACATAGCCCAGGCCGGAAATCGCCGCCACGTAAGCGGGCACACGCGCCAGACGGCTGGCAATGCCGCCATACAGGACGGACTTCAGGGTCACGGCATGCACCACGTCCGGACGCACCCGACGGAACAGCCGCCAGATCGCCCACAGGCTGCGAGCCTCGGTCCAGGGCCGCATGCTGGTGCGCGACAGCGGCAGCGTGTGATGAATCAGGCCCAGCGATTCCAGCTGCGCCACGGCCGGCCCGCCCATGGATGCCACGTGCACCTCGTAGCCGGCGTCGCGCGCGGCCAGGGCGATCGGCAGGCGATGCGAGACCAGGAAGGCCGGGTTGGTGATGAAGAAAAGCAGCCGAGGTGCCGGTCGTGCGCCTGCGAATGCGGCACCATGCGGGCCCGCATCAGCCGCAGCGGCCATCGTTTCAGCCGGACGCCAGCCTGCCTGGAAAGTGGGATAGTCGATCGCCAACCGGCGCCAGACCGTTTCGTAGCGCTGCACCATGGTCCGCAGGCTGTAGCGCCGCGCCACGGATTCACGTGCCGCCTCGCGGCGTTCGGGCCATCGAGGATCACGGACCGCCGCGATGGCCTGAACGATGGCCCGGCCCAGCGCGGCCGCGTCCTGCGGCGGGGCCACCCAGCCATGGTCCGCCACGATGTCGGCGGCGTCCCCGACGTCTGTCACCACGCAAGCCACACCCGAGGCCATGGCTTCGGAAACGACATTGGGAAATCCTTCAGCTTTGCTCGACAGGACGTGCACGTCCAGCGCCCGCATCAGCCGCGGAACGTCGTCGCGCCGCCCCAGGAAGATCAGATGGTCCAGCAGACCGTAGTGACGGGCCAGCGCAATCAGCTCCGCGTTGTCGCAGGACATGCCCAGACCGATCAAGGCGCAGCGCAATTGCGGGCACTCACGCACAGCCAGTGCCAACGCGGCCAGCAGGTTGCCGTGATCTTTCAGGGGGTTCCAACGCGCCACACAGCCCAGCAGCACGGCATCGTCCGGTACACCCCACTCGGCCCGCAGGGCCGCGCGATCACCCGCATCCGGATGCCAGACAGACAGGTCATAGCCATTGGGCACCACCAGGACGCGGTCGGCGCGATAACCCCACCCCCGGTGAACCTCGGCCGCGCGGCGTGCGCAGGCCACGATCACCCCCGGCACAAAGCTCGACACCCGGGCGCAGACCCAGGCCGTCAGGCGCGAGGACCGGCTGCTTTCGCCCAGGCTGACCCCGGAATTGCGCACGCCCCAGGCCACCGCGCGGATGCCGGCCAAACGCGCCACCAGGCCACCGATCAAGTCGGCGTGATACATCCAGGTCTGAACGACGTCCGGACGGCGGCTGCGCAGCAGCCGGAACAGCCGCCACAGGCCGCGCACGGACCCGGCCACCCCCTGCATGTCCAGCGTGATGACTTCCACTCCCGCATCGCGCAGCAGTCCACCCATCACGCCTTCGGTCGTCATGGACACCACGGTGTGGCGCACCGTGGTGTCCGGTGCCGTCGCCAGGCGCTGCAGGACGGTTTCCGCCCCGCCATGCAGCAGCCCTGAGATGATGTGCATGACCCGCAGGGGCGTGCCCTGTTCTGTCTTCATGTCGATGTTCCCCATGTTCTTTCCCGACGGGATCGTGGCCTGTTCACACTAGTGCCCCGCCCCCCCCGCGGGACCGGCCCGGTTGTCGCCATTGTCCCAGGCTGCGTCCCAGGCCTGCAGAATCGCATCCAGGCCATAGCGGGCCCGCACAGAGGCGGCCGCATCGCGCCCGATGGATTCGCGCGTTTCGGGCGACGCCTGCATGACCTGCAGCAAGGCCCGCGTCAGCGCCGCCTCGTCCCCGAGAGGAACCAGTGTCGCATATCGGCCACCTTGCGCGAGTTCCGCCGGCCCCGACGGACAGTCGGTTGCCACGCATGGCAGGCCCAGCGCCATCGCTTCCAGCAGGGCATTGGGAAAACCTTCGACCCGCGAATTCAGGACGAAAGCATGGGCCGATCCCAGATCGATCCATGGCGTGTTGCTGAACCCCGGCAACCGGATGCGATCGGCCAGACCCAGTTCCTCGATCCGCCGCTGGCAGGCCGGGCGCTGCTCGCCGTCTCCCCAGATCGTCAGGTCCCAGTCCGGACACTGCGCCGCGACAGAGGCGAACACCTCGATCAGGCGATCGAACTGCTTGACCGGATTGAAGCGGCCCAGCGCCGCCAGACGAAGCCGGTCCGTTGCCGGTTCGCCTTCACGCACACCCGGCAGGCCGTCCGGCAAGGGATTGGGAATCGCAACGATGCGTCGCACGGACGGCGCGACCTGCCGCAGATGCGGGATGCTCCGGTCTGTCTGCACCACCACTCGATGCGCCCAGGGATAGAGCAGACGCCGCGCCAGGCGCAGGACGGGTTCCAGATTGACGCTGTGAGCCGGATCGGTGCGTTCGCTGACCACCACCGGCAGTCCCAGACCGCGCGTCGCCAGCAGCGCAGTGACGTTGACGTTGGTCAGAAAGGACAGAACGCGGTCGGGCCGCAGTTCGCGGGCCAGCCGCCGCAAGGCGAGGATCTTGCCGACTGGCCGCATCCAGGCGGGGCCCCGCAGATGGTCGGCCAGCCAGAGCAGCCGCACTCCCGGGTCCAATGTCTGCAGGCACTGCCCGCGCCCGGAATAGCAACACACCAGCGTGACCTCGTCGCCACGCCGCGCCCAGGCGTTGGCCAGGGTGGCCGCCACCCGCTCGGCGCCGCCGCCATGCATGGAGCTGACCAGAAACAGAATGCGCATTCAGATGACCCGTTGCCCTTGGAAGACACGTTCCCACAAGGCCATGACGCGCGCCACGCCGAAGCGGTCGCGCACATCGATGGCACGGGCAGCATAGCGCGCCCGCAGGTCCGGCTGGGACATCAGCACGGAAAGCTGTTGCGCGAGCGCATCGGGATCCTGCACCTGACGCACGAGGATGCCATCGATGCCGTCGCGGATGATCTCGCGCGGCCCGGTGTCGCAATCGAACGCGACGCAGGGCAGGCCGCTGGCCATGGCCTCGAGCAAGGTGTTGGACAGCCCTTCGGCCTGGGAACTGAGCACGTACAGGTCCGAGGCGCCATACCAGGCCGCCATATTGCCGACCCGGCCTGGCAGGCTGACGCGATCCCCCAGGCCCAGTTCATCCCGCAGGGATTCCAGGTTCCGGCGCTCGGTGCCCTCGCCCAGGATCGTCAGATCCCAATCCGGGAAAGGACCAGCCAGCTGGGAAAA
Protein-coding regions in this window:
- a CDS encoding TRAP transporter small permease, whose protein sequence is MQTSDRDPAHAGRGWALLNRATKALAMGGGLVFVALIVISLVSIIGRKLGFGSITGDVEIMQTGTAVAAAAFLPYCTLVGDHLRVDIFTEWLPARVRQVMDGICELILGAVILLLAWRTGLSALHLRDAGDTTTLLGWPIWIPVAIMVPCLLLTVLSTAWRVQAALGWAQYRSRQEQMAVDQGVSA
- a CDS encoding TRAP transporter substrate-binding protein codes for the protein MKKLIWTLTLTASCSAPALAADVTLKIAHFLPASAAAQQRVLEPWCKELGQASNGRIACQFYPAMQLGGTPGQLADHALHGVADVVWTAPGYSAGRFPVIEAMELPFVVKDARSGSRAAWKFYQQYAQPEFSKYKVLAVHVDGGVALHTANRPIKALGDIKGLKLRTPTRLASKTLAALGGEPVSMPPAQVTEAISKGVVDGAMGAWEVVLPTKLDEVTKYHIQPAAGETYPSTTVLTLLMNKQKYDSLPADLKTVIDAHSGLPLVEKFGQVWDDVAAETRAKVLAAGGQVVDLTSADLSAMKNAARPVEQAWREDMDKKGQDGRKLSEAAHALARD
- the hpaR gene encoding homoprotocatechuate degradation operon regulator HpaR — translated: MAPSITHRNLPQLLLKAREALLSHFRGILTHFGLTEQQWRVLRSLNEHGEMEPNQLCQSCQILSPSMAGVLARMQSLGLITRERAAHDHRRIIIGLTPYSRSLCDQIAPLIEAQYQRIEDTIGRPLIDETYRQIDRLLSAPLDQVPGVALPPLKDVNPA
- a CDS encoding glycosyltransferase family 4 protein; its protein translation is MAAAADAGPHGAAFAGARPAPRLLFFITNPAFLVSHRLPIALAARDAGYEVHVASMGGPAVAQLESLGLIHHTLPLSRTSMRPWTEARSLWAIWRLFRRVRPDVVHAVTLKSVLYGGIASRLARVPAYVAAISGLGYVFIRGTGLRGLLRRLALILYRLALGHPHSRVIFQNTADRDVLMEAGAVRADQVVMVRGSGVDLDRFTPTPWPEGPVTVAMASRLLRDKGVEEFVEAARLSAARGEGLCWRLAGSLDPENPASVRPDQLRAWQESGVIDYVGECEDVAGFYAQSHIVTLPSYREGLPKSLIEAAACGRPVVTTDVPGCRDVIEPDVSGLLVPARDARALADAVGRLAADEGLRVRMGAAGRALAERDFGLPGVVRTHLALYAGLTSFNGGSATPGT
- a CDS encoding glycosyltransferase family 4 protein: MRILFLVSSMHGGGAERVAATLANAWARRGDEVTLVCCYSGRGQCLQTLDPGVRLLWLADHLRGPAWMRPVGKILALRRLARELRPDRVLSFLTNVNVTALLATRGLGLPVVVSERTDPAHSVNLEPVLRLARRLLYPWAHRVVVQTDRSIPHLRQVAPSVRRIVAIPNPLPDGLPGVREGEPATDRLRLAALGRFNPVKQFDRLIEVFASVAAQCPDWDLTIWGDGEQRPACQRRIEELGLADRIRLPGFSNTPWIDLGSAHAFVLNSRVEGFPNALLEAMALGLPCVATDCPSGPAELAQGGRYATLVPLGDEAALTRALLQVMQASPETRESIGRDAAASVRARYGLDAILQAWDAAWDNGDNRAGPAGGAGH